One Littorina saxatilis isolate snail1 linkage group LG1, US_GU_Lsax_2.0, whole genome shotgun sequence genomic window carries:
- the LOC138969357 gene encoding uncharacterized protein, whose product MTKNDRVNHDNQVVFLTDALSVLQAMTSSKLSQLEHALHNIKSLRTVLQWIPSHCGVQGNEEADRMAKLGAEDEQENNPVSLTEMKTIIKSLHRTPQPQDSYHLLSRPQQVVIFRLRTGHNRLNQHLHGKLHVVPSPMCSCGEAEQDTAHILRDCRNHQVLREEIWPLPESLHNKLYGPVAALQRTTNYISRSGLQV is encoded by the coding sequence ATGACAAAGAATgacagagtcaaccatgacaaccaggtggtcttcctgactgacgctctgtcagtactacaagcaatgaccagtagcaaactgtctcagctggaacacgctctacacaacatcaagagcctgaggacagtactgcaatggatcccctcccactgtggtgtacaaggaaatgaagaggcggacaggatggcaaagctgggtgcagaagatgagcaagagaacaaccctgtgagcctgacagagatgaagaccatcattaagtctctgcacaggacgccccagccacaggacagctaccacctgctatccagaccacagcaggtggtcatcttccgcctgagaacgggacacaacagacttaaccagcatctccacgggaagctgcatgttgtgccctcccccatgtgttcttgtggagaagcagagcaggacacggcccacatcctacgagactgtaggaaccaccaggtgctgagagaggaaatctggccattgccggagtccctgcacaacaagctgtacgggccagtggctgcgctgcagaggaccactaattatatctcaagatctggactccaagtgtga